The Sporosarcina ureae genome includes a region encoding these proteins:
- the mgtE gene encoding magnesium transporter — protein MPVNRDRDDVSRAIIQLIKDGNLETLKKAVNELEPREVATQYKRLPRKRHTIFLEILDKEHLVNMLGFLSKSEQLRVLDLVGPVRSTELLEEMKSDDLSHLLSDLSDKQVEKLIAELRQEQKKNVLQRRKYPKDSAGRIMTTRYVWVHQSYTVEKTIEKLMHYKSFAHYLNYVYIINDEKQLIGVLSYRDLLLAKADCMVTEIMETGLAKVLDTTDQGEVAKMIGQFDFVSLPVVNEENILVGIIQADEVLDLVVREANKDIEMLFASGKSIDFKTKPLVAAYRRLPWLILLLFIGLVSGSIISKFEETLEAVVALAFFMPMIAGMTGNTGTQSLAVVVRGLVSEDLNMKTSLHLVFRELIVGIILGVVCGAVISVIAYVWQGSFTLGLVVGSSLVATLIIGTIAGTVIPLILNKFNVDPAVASGPLITTINDILSLLIYFGIATMFISKLM, from the coding sequence ATGCCGGTGAATCGTGATCGAGATGATGTTTCACGCGCGATTATACAATTGATTAAAGATGGTAATTTGGAAACCTTAAAAAAAGCAGTTAATGAATTAGAACCTAGAGAGGTAGCGACTCAGTATAAACGATTACCACGAAAACGACATACTATATTTTTAGAAATACTGGATAAAGAGCATCTGGTGAATATGCTAGGCTTTTTATCGAAAAGTGAACAATTACGCGTACTGGATTTAGTAGGGCCGGTTCGTTCCACAGAACTGCTCGAAGAAATGAAGAGTGATGACTTATCCCACCTTTTATCCGACCTGTCAGATAAACAAGTGGAAAAACTTATAGCTGAATTGCGCCAAGAACAAAAAAAGAATGTGTTACAGCGCCGAAAGTATCCTAAAGATTCAGCTGGGCGGATTATGACGACGCGTTATGTATGGGTTCATCAGTCATACACTGTTGAAAAAACGATTGAAAAGCTGATGCATTATAAATCATTTGCTCATTATTTAAATTATGTATATATCATTAATGATGAAAAACAATTAATAGGTGTGCTTTCTTACCGTGATTTATTGCTCGCAAAGGCAGATTGTATGGTAACGGAAATTATGGAGACCGGTCTTGCCAAAGTACTGGATACGACTGATCAAGGCGAAGTAGCCAAAATGATTGGACAATTTGATTTCGTATCACTACCTGTTGTCAATGAAGAGAATATATTAGTGGGAATCATACAGGCAGATGAAGTACTCGATTTAGTTGTCAGAGAAGCTAACAAGGATATTGAAATGCTGTTCGCTTCTGGTAAATCTATTGACTTCAAAACAAAACCTCTCGTGGCCGCTTACCGTAGACTCCCCTGGCTCATTCTATTGTTATTTATCGGCCTTGTTTCAGGTAGTATCATTTCCAAATTTGAAGAAACGTTAGAAGCGGTTGTCGCTCTCGCCTTTTTTATGCCGATGATTGCCGGTATGACCGGTAACACCGGTACTCAATCTTTAGCTGTCGTGGTGCGTGGTCTAGTATCTGAAGACTTAAATATGAAAACGTCACTGCATCTAGTATTTCGAGAGTTAATTGTTGGGATTATATTAGGTGTCGTTTGTGGTGCCGTGATCTCAGTAATTGCCTATGTATGGCAAGGTAGTTTCACACTAGGATTAGTTGTAGGTTCATCTTTAGTTGCTACACTGATTATCGGAACGATTGCAGGAACCGTTATTCCTTTGATTCTCAATAAATTTAATGTAGACCCAGCTGTAGCTTCCGGCCCTTTAATTACGACGATCAATGATATTCTGTCATTACTAATTTATTTCGGAATTGCTACAATGTTTATTTCAAAATTAATGTAG
- a CDS encoding amidase → MAKELIQKSVEELAPLLENGSLSPVELTNAVLDHAEETQDTINAYMTIYREEAEQSAREAEKEIKNGNYRGMYHGIPMALKDNLYFKGKVTTMSSKIHKDFIPEDDATVVSKLRDAGVIFTGKLSMHEYAWGITNNNPHYGAVRNPWDTDRIPGGSSGGSGAAVSIGSSVASLGTDTAGSIRIPSSICGIVGLKPTHGRVSKYGCYPLAWTLDHIGPMTKTIKDAAGMMDIISGFDEKDPTSVNTPVNQHLKKIKGDVSNLVIGVNEDYFFNRVDDEVDQVVRGNIKALTDQGAKVEVVKIPSLKYAEWAELVTSLSEASAIHHEDMLKRPQDFGDDIRMLFELGELPSAVDYLQAQQVRRQLKQEFEEVFKKVDVLIAPTLPVVASTIGADTVELNGEQVDLIDNIIRFTGPGNLTGLPALSVPGGFKGDLPVGVQIIGPAFSEALLLDVGYAIEQTNPMKNRKPPLLTKA, encoded by the coding sequence TTGGCTAAAGAATTGATTCAGAAGTCGGTCGAGGAACTGGCACCACTTTTGGAAAACGGATCATTATCACCAGTCGAGTTAACCAATGCAGTGCTAGATCATGCAGAAGAGACGCAAGACACGATCAATGCTTACATGACAATCTACCGCGAAGAAGCGGAGCAATCAGCGCGTGAAGCAGAGAAAGAAATTAAAAATGGAAACTATCGAGGCATGTATCATGGAATTCCAATGGCCTTGAAAGATAATTTATATTTTAAAGGAAAAGTCACTACCATGTCTTCTAAAATTCATAAGGATTTTATTCCAGAAGATGATGCGACAGTAGTAAGCAAGTTAAGAGATGCTGGAGTCATTTTCACAGGAAAACTGAGTATGCATGAATATGCTTGGGGAATTACAAACAATAATCCCCACTATGGAGCAGTTAGAAACCCTTGGGATACAGACAGAATTCCTGGTGGTTCGAGTGGCGGCTCAGGAGCTGCCGTTTCAATTGGTTCAAGTGTCGCTTCTCTTGGAACAGATACAGCAGGCTCTATCCGAATTCCTTCATCCATCTGTGGGATTGTTGGATTAAAGCCAACACATGGGCGTGTTAGTAAATATGGATGTTATCCATTGGCTTGGACACTTGATCATATTGGTCCGATGACTAAAACAATCAAAGATGCAGCAGGGATGATGGATATTATTTCAGGGTTTGATGAGAAGGATCCCACATCGGTTAATACTCCAGTGAACCAGCATTTGAAGAAAATCAAAGGGGACGTATCCAATCTGGTCATTGGCGTGAATGAAGATTATTTCTTCAATAGAGTAGATGATGAAGTGGATCAAGTAGTACGTGGAAATATTAAAGCGCTTACAGACCAGGGGGCTAAAGTGGAAGTAGTGAAAATTCCAAGTTTAAAATATGCGGAATGGGCGGAACTGGTGACATCACTTTCAGAAGCGTCTGCTATTCATCATGAAGACATGTTGAAGCGCCCGCAAGATTTCGGTGATGATATCCGAATGTTGTTTGAGCTTGGTGAATTACCATCTGCTGTTGACTATCTTCAAGCCCAGCAAGTACGTCGTCAACTTAAGCAAGAATTCGAGGAAGTATTCAAAAAGGTCGACGTACTTATTGCTCCAACACTACCCGTAGTGGCGAGTACAATCGGTGCGGACACTGTGGAACTTAACGGGGAGCAAGTGGATCTAATCGATAACATTATTCGTTTTACAGGACCGGGTAATCTAACTGGCCTTCCTGCATTGTCAGTACCGGGTGGTTTCAAAGGAGACCTACCTGTCGGAGTGCAGATTATTGGACCTGCTTTCTCAGAAGCTTTATTGCTCGACGTCGGTTATGCGATTGAACAGACTAATCCGATGAAGAATAGGAAACCGCCTTTACTCACAAAAGCATAA
- a CDS encoding ATP-binding protein yields the protein MIRIRKEDLSIHRTKNRPFLNLHLKMISLIGALSITIILLIGGFMSFFVTDTLETQIGERALSVAKSVAVIPEISQAFESNNPSAIIQPIVQKIQDQTDAEFIVVGNQQEIRYAHPSPDRIGEKMIGEDNERALNNGESYTSKSTGSLGSSLRAKAPVYLNGEIVGVVSVGFLVDSIESIIWGYSKEIWLVLLGICTAAIIGAILIANYIKKVLFGLEPEEISHLLFQKETILHSIHEGIIAINKDGRITMVNSAALKLLTGDEQQADDWIGKPIQESFPNSDLPYVLQHGESVFGQEKVFSNHIVYVNSVPIFYEHELLGAVATFRNKTEIENLTKKLSHIQQYANALRSQTHEFANKLYTIMGLTQLNKKDEVLDFIRQETSIQQHWTNTLLDNINDPHISGLLVGKLSQASELQINVSIQPDSQFHSPISDVNRQALLTAIGNLLDNAFDAVHDERAISREISISFTDIGQDLLFEIDDAGPGIDDAILDKVVTRGFSTKVGTERGFGLALTKNAIETANGQLSIEPSELGGTYFVVSLPKDN from the coding sequence ATGATCCGTATCCGAAAAGAAGATTTATCCATCCATAGAACGAAAAACAGACCCTTTCTCAATCTCCACCTGAAAATGATTAGCTTGATAGGCGCGCTCTCCATTACGATCATATTGCTGATTGGTGGATTCATGAGTTTCTTCGTCACTGATACATTAGAAACTCAAATTGGGGAAAGAGCGCTGAGTGTTGCAAAAAGTGTGGCGGTGATACCTGAGATTTCTCAGGCCTTTGAATCGAATAATCCTTCTGCTATCATCCAGCCAATTGTGCAAAAAATCCAAGACCAGACAGACGCAGAGTTTATCGTTGTTGGCAACCAACAGGAAATCCGTTATGCACACCCGAGTCCCGATCGGATTGGCGAAAAAATGATTGGTGAAGATAATGAACGTGCGTTAAATAACGGAGAATCTTATACGTCCAAATCAACAGGATCTTTAGGTAGCTCACTCCGTGCAAAAGCACCCGTCTATTTAAATGGCGAAATTGTAGGGGTTGTCTCAGTAGGGTTCTTAGTAGATTCCATTGAATCAATCATTTGGGGATACAGCAAGGAAATCTGGCTTGTTCTCCTAGGCATTTGCACAGCCGCAATCATTGGAGCTATACTGATTGCGAACTATATAAAGAAAGTGTTATTTGGATTAGAGCCTGAAGAGATTTCGCATTTACTCTTTCAAAAAGAAACTATTTTGCATTCCATTCATGAAGGCATTATTGCTATTAATAAGGATGGCCGAATTACGATGGTCAACTCCGCTGCGTTGAAACTTTTGACAGGCGACGAACAGCAAGCCGATGACTGGATAGGTAAACCTATACAAGAGAGCTTTCCTAATTCAGATCTGCCCTATGTTCTGCAGCATGGTGAATCCGTCTTCGGTCAGGAAAAAGTTTTTAGCAACCACATCGTGTATGTAAACAGTGTGCCGATCTTCTACGAACATGAATTGCTCGGTGCAGTTGCCACTTTCAGGAATAAAACCGAGATCGAGAATTTAACGAAAAAACTATCGCACATTCAGCAATATGCTAATGCCCTGCGATCACAAACACATGAATTCGCTAATAAACTGTATACGATTATGGGACTGACGCAACTAAACAAAAAAGATGAAGTGCTCGATTTTATTCGACAAGAAACTAGCATTCAGCAACATTGGACAAACACACTACTTGATAATATAAATGATCCACACATTAGTGGTCTGCTTGTCGGAAAACTTAGTCAAGCGAGCGAGTTGCAAATCAATGTGTCCATCCAACCCGATAGCCAATTCCATTCACCAATATCCGACGTGAACCGCCAAGCATTATTGACGGCTATCGGAAATCTGCTTGATAACGCATTTGATGCTGTACATGATGAACGAGCCATTTCCCGAGAAATATCGATTTCTTTTACTGATATCGGACAAGATCTGCTGTTTGAAATCGATGACGCAGGTCCAGGAATCGATGATGCTATTCTTGATAAAGTCGTAACCCGTGGTTTCTCGACAAAAGTTGGAACCGAAAGAGGCTTCGGTCTCGCCTTAACAAAGAATGCAATTGAAACTGCAAATGGCCAGCTGTCCATTGAACCGAGTGAACTGGGCGGTACATACTTTGTCGTTTCATTGCCAAAAGATAATTAA
- a CDS encoding VanZ family protein: MKKLLALFLLLSILVGLLISSSQTYEQQSLVSTLQQWLPSEPGKTTLSKWEFSYWNRTISVEERGYYHFVEFLIRKAAHFFTFGFLALVIYWLLPKSKIRILLAALFTFVLACADELHQYTTGGRTATMQDVYLDTAGAVTFLLLLALVRFTSHLRKD; encoded by the coding sequence ATGAAAAAATTACTGGCTCTTTTCCTACTACTCAGCATTTTAGTCGGACTGTTGATCTCATCCAGTCAGACATACGAACAACAATCGCTCGTTTCCACATTACAACAATGGTTACCAAGCGAGCCTGGTAAAACTACTTTATCGAAGTGGGAATTCTCCTATTGGAATAGAACTATTTCTGTTGAAGAGCGGGGATATTATCATTTTGTAGAATTCTTAATTCGTAAAGCTGCACATTTCTTCACATTTGGATTTTTGGCCTTAGTTATTTATTGGCTCTTACCTAAGTCTAAGATTCGTATATTATTAGCAGCTCTATTCACCTTCGTTTTAGCATGCGCTGATGAATTACACCAGTACACTACAGGAGGCCGCACTGCGACGATGCAAGATGTTTACTTAGATACAGCAGGCGCTGTAACGTTTCTTTTACTGCTAGCGTTAGTTCGTTTTACCAGTCACTTACGTAAGGATTAG
- a CDS encoding DUF488 family protein has product MDIYTVGHSTHTKEEFLKLLDDASIEKLVDVRAFPGSRKFPHFHEDRMKEWLPAHDIDYAHCSKLGGRRRKSKTIDTEINDGWNNQSFHNYADYTLTEEFQEGVDNLMKDAAEQRIAICCSERHPARCHRLLISNWLATHGWTVKHIIDGPKEQTLIEDHIVGKWGAEPTMTNDDEVVYPPEEE; this is encoded by the coding sequence ATGGATATTTACACAGTTGGACATTCTACGCATACAAAAGAAGAATTTCTAAAATTATTGGATGATGCAAGTATCGAGAAACTAGTCGATGTCCGTGCGTTTCCAGGTAGTCGCAAATTCCCACATTTCCATGAGGATCGAATGAAAGAATGGCTACCGGCACATGATATCGACTATGCGCATTGTAGTAAGTTAGGTGGCCGTAGAAGAAAATCCAAAACGATTGACACAGAAATAAACGATGGATGGAACAATCAATCGTTCCATAACTACGCGGATTATACGTTGACAGAGGAGTTTCAAGAAGGAGTCGACAACCTAATGAAGGATGCTGCCGAACAACGAATTGCCATCTGCTGTTCCGAACGGCATCCCGCAAGATGCCATCGCTTGTTGATTAGTAATTGGCTTGCTACACATGGTTGGACTGTAAAACACATTATAGATGGACCGAAAGAACAGACGTTGATAGAAGATCATATCGTGGGAAAGTGGGGCGCAGAACCTACAATGACAAATGATGATGAAGTAGTATATCCACCTGAAGAAGAGTAA
- a CDS encoding general stress protein, which translates to MKKRHVVGTYDTDREAIAAIENLKHHGFTADDISIISKDREEADYVVEQTDTHAAEGAATGAATGGLIGGFGGILTGIGALAIPGIGPIIAAGPIVAGITGAAAGAGVGGLAGALIGMGILEDEAHRYHDHFEHGKILVLIDSDLYDPVTHTHASHTTGSIDHPASHDIESSPLIDPNPLAKNHSYDPLTDPKPADKDTHI; encoded by the coding sequence ATGAAAAAAAGACATGTAGTCGGAACCTATGACACAGATAGAGAAGCCATTGCCGCGATTGAAAATTTAAAGCATCACGGATTCACTGCCGATGATATTTCCATTATTAGTAAAGATCGTGAAGAAGCAGATTATGTAGTCGAACAAACGGACACACATGCTGCCGAGGGGGCCGCGACAGGAGCTGCAACTGGTGGTTTGATCGGTGGCTTTGGAGGAATTCTTACAGGCATCGGTGCATTGGCTATCCCTGGGATAGGTCCTATAATAGCAGCCGGCCCAATAGTAGCCGGCATTACAGGAGCTGCAGCCGGGGCAGGTGTTGGTGGCCTTGCAGGTGCATTGATTGGAATGGGGATTCTTGAAGATGAAGCTCATCGCTATCATGATCATTTCGAACACGGGAAAATATTAGTATTAATCGACTCAGATCTATATGATCCAGTAACACATACACACGCTTCCCATACGACAGGTTCAATTGATCACCCTGCTAGTCATGATATCGAATCAAGCCCGTTGATTGACCCGAATCCATTAGCTAAAAATCATAGCTATGATCCCTTAACTGATCCAAAACCGGCTGACAAAGACACTCATATTTAA
- a CDS encoding sensor domain-containing diguanylate cyclase, with protein sequence MARENEITAIYSKINEARNEGRYELVVQRAGELLNKGLLYSNNEAVLTAHYISAISYYYTGDFEKVLFHIEEHHTQCVLYGKKSDYMRSYYLQYFVSSFALDYDSGQKLLEDMLSIAMESKDYSYVSMAYTKLSLLHNKKEQYNQALESAQLAVSFANMKDVNREILLIRAHLHVIESAINLQNPHLAQTSLDYLHQLPDSDLHRRETAFLEILKGRFYDLIGEPEKAFHFYTKAKQREERLKDYSTLKDIQQRRVVLAENLCSFDELAIIQKEYIDLLHEIEDSRLVKAALELQIRLQNSSNVSSENLDYLTGVYNRKYLEETTNSWLTEVAITKKSVVCIVFDIDNLKAINDTYGHLVGDEAIKFVAHTSINQIRKEDLLARFGGDEFVLVMQDISLADAKRKATLLADQIESLSSTSDVLPIPITISVGISDNTRRTIQSFNELFHLADLALYEAKKNGKNQVISSI encoded by the coding sequence ATGGCTAGGGAAAATGAGATAACGGCAATTTATAGCAAAATTAATGAAGCAAGAAACGAAGGACGCTATGAGTTAGTCGTTCAACGTGCAGGTGAGCTATTAAACAAAGGTCTTTTATATTCAAATAATGAGGCTGTGTTAACCGCGCATTACATTTCTGCGATCTCCTATTATTACACTGGTGATTTCGAAAAAGTTCTCTTTCATATAGAAGAGCATCACACACAATGTGTTTTGTACGGTAAGAAATCCGATTATATGCGGTCGTATTACTTACAATACTTTGTCAGTTCTTTCGCATTAGACTATGACAGTGGGCAAAAGTTATTGGAAGACATGCTCTCCATTGCAATGGAGAGTAAAGATTATTCTTATGTCAGCATGGCCTACACTAAACTAAGCCTTCTTCACAATAAAAAAGAGCAGTATAATCAAGCGCTAGAATCTGCACAATTAGCCGTTTCTTTTGCAAATATGAAGGACGTCAACAGAGAAATTTTATTGATTCGAGCACATCTTCACGTAATTGAATCTGCTATTAATCTTCAAAATCCTCATCTCGCTCAAACAAGCCTTGACTATTTACACCAGTTACCAGATTCGGACCTTCATCGGCGCGAAACAGCATTTCTTGAAATCTTAAAAGGTAGATTCTATGATTTGATAGGTGAGCCCGAAAAAGCTTTCCACTTTTACACGAAAGCAAAACAACGCGAGGAAAGATTGAAAGATTACTCTACATTAAAAGATATCCAGCAAAGACGAGTTGTATTAGCAGAAAATCTTTGTAGTTTTGATGAATTGGCAATCATTCAGAAGGAATATATTGATTTATTGCATGAAATCGAAGACAGTCGCCTAGTAAAAGCAGCACTTGAATTGCAAATACGGTTACAAAACTCTTCCAATGTATCAAGCGAAAACTTGGATTATTTGACAGGTGTCTACAATCGAAAGTATTTAGAAGAAACGACTAATTCATGGCTGACGGAAGTAGCCATAACTAAAAAGTCCGTAGTTTGTATTGTTTTCGATATCGATAATTTAAAAGCAATCAACGACACATATGGCCATCTAGTTGGCGATGAAGCCATTAAATTTGTTGCACATACTTCTATTAATCAAATAAGAAAAGAAGATTTGTTGGCTCGTTTCGGGGGAGATGAATTCGTTTTAGTGATGCAAGATATTTCTTTAGCAGACGCGAAAAGAAAAGCTACTTTACTCGCTGATCAAATTGAATCCTTATCTTCTACTTCAGATGTGTTACCTATTCCGATCACGATCAGTGTAGGAATCAGTGATAATACAAGGCGTACTATACAGAGTTTCAATGAATTATTTCATTTAGCGGATCTCGCTCTTTACGAAGCAAAAAAGAATGGCAAAAACCAAGTTATTTCTTCTATATAA
- a CDS encoding 3D domain-containing protein: MKKLLFALTVAMGITVFTSGMNETSAAASAHTVKKGDTLYRISLQNNVSVSNIQKWNNLKSTVIYPNQKLRLVKSSKVAANAPKKQSTPSRSNGDSVSKEFMVSATAYTAHCNGCSGITRTGLNLRQNPNLKVIAVDPRVIKLGTKVHVEGYGYAIAGDTGGAIKGNKIDVFIPNKSRAFEWGRKNVKVKVLN; this comes from the coding sequence TTGAAGAAGTTATTATTTGCATTGACAGTAGCCATGGGAATTACAGTATTTACAAGCGGGATGAACGAAACATCAGCCGCTGCATCCGCTCACACAGTTAAAAAAGGTGACACACTATATAGAATCTCTCTACAAAACAATGTGTCTGTCTCTAATATTCAGAAATGGAATAACTTAAAATCCACAGTGATTTATCCAAATCAAAAGTTGCGTTTAGTGAAGTCTTCTAAAGTGGCTGCTAACGCTCCGAAGAAACAAAGCACACCATCTCGTTCAAATGGAGACAGTGTATCGAAAGAATTTATGGTAAGTGCAACAGCGTATACAGCACATTGTAATGGCTGTTCAGGTATTACAAGAACGGGATTGAACTTGCGTCAAAATCCGAACTTGAAAGTAATTGCAGTAGATCCACGAGTTATCAAATTGGGAACTAAGGTTCACGTGGAAGGGTACGGATATGCTATCGCTGGAGATACTGGTGGAGCAATTAAAGGTAATAAAATCGACGTATTCATTCCAAACAAATCACGTGCCTTCGAATGGGGCCGTAAAAACGTAAAAGTAAAAGTGCTTAACTAA
- a CDS encoding YegS/Rv2252/BmrU family lipid kinase, with the protein MLHFNSALFIYNQTAGANDTQLKLSQTLHVFAQAVDQLIVLNTSSEEQLRQACVTYSDQVDLFIILGGDGTVHTCINSIAPLATRPVIAVLPGGTSNDFSRSLGIPQPLHEAAISLLNGSIRNTDIGKVGEQYFMNFWGTGLVTETSENIKSIEKKRFGSISYMLSTLRTLNQTQPFRYKIQSMDTELEGEAILLFVLNGGFIGTTELPIASLSPIDGKLDVLIVRDSNFAAFRELFTLQNPAVVNDQLYELEYIQVTALDIMQPIGNKVDMDGEIYEETAQQITVLPGHLRMIHVNAF; encoded by the coding sequence ATGCTTCATTTCAACAGCGCGCTTTTTATTTATAATCAGACAGCGGGCGCGAATGATACACAGCTAAAACTTTCCCAGACACTTCATGTGTTCGCACAAGCGGTAGATCAACTCATTGTATTGAACACTTCTTCCGAAGAACAACTCCGGCAAGCTTGTGTTACATATAGCGACCAAGTCGATTTGTTCATCATACTAGGTGGTGACGGGACTGTACACACCTGTATAAATAGTATCGCACCTCTTGCTACACGTCCTGTCATCGCAGTTTTGCCTGGTGGTACATCAAACGACTTTAGTCGATCATTAGGGATTCCGCAACCTTTACATGAAGCAGCCATTTCTCTCCTCAACGGATCGATTAGGAATACCGATATTGGTAAAGTTGGTGAGCAGTACTTTATGAATTTTTGGGGAACCGGATTAGTCACTGAAACATCCGAAAATATAAAGTCCATTGAAAAGAAACGTTTTGGTTCCATTAGCTATATGCTGAGTACCTTACGAACATTGAATCAGACCCAACCATTTCGATACAAAATTCAATCTATGGATACAGAGTTAGAAGGAGAGGCTATTCTACTATTCGTTCTGAATGGAGGATTTATTGGCACAACCGAGCTTCCTATCGCTTCATTATCTCCTATTGATGGTAAATTAGATGTTCTAATTGTGCGCGATTCCAACTTTGCTGCTTTTCGTGAATTATTTACACTACAAAATCCTGCTGTGGTAAATGATCAATTATATGAACTCGAATATATTCAAGTCACAGCTCTTGATATCATGCAACCTATTGGAAATAAAGTCGATATGGACGGAGAAATCTATGAAGAAACGGCGCAGCAAATTACTGTGCTACCTGGTCATTTACGAATGATTCATGTAAACGCGTTCTAA